From the Methanobacterium spitsbergense genome, one window contains:
- a CDS encoding pentapeptide repeat-containing protein codes for MKACRYEYSDKFYKFKCNEESLHGSDYCILHTRFPEDENSHDYHVLLEEKNKKIKEKVENDDFNFWGAKLPELNFDGMNIEGDLTFRGATINRYASFRGTTIKGYANFDFSIIDGTVNFEGATIDEYVFFDGAKVKGYAFFMDVTINKDCHLRHAVIDGNCSFNNAFVDGDVSFSDGTIGKHLFFHDATIKMSICCDNTTINGNLSFYDATINREAYFNGATINGLVFFEGLNISKELNFKDTIFKNPNSQEKACRKAKQVYEELGDKSEAEEYYYREMVGKRLQKPYYKRYLELIIQYCFGYGVYPYRLVITWVLIVIPLAFIYWLGNGIQDANTIWSNLYFSVVTALTPGYSGYKPINSLFQILATGEAIFGAFMWGAFIVTFARKYLR; via the coding sequence ATGAAAGCTTGCAGATATGAATATTCAGATAAATTTTATAAGTTTAAATGCAATGAAGAATCTCTTCATGGTTCAGATTATTGTATACTCCATACAAGATTTCCAGAAGATGAGAATTCCCATGATTATCATGTTTTATTAGAGGAAAAGAATAAAAAAATAAAAGAAAAAGTTGAAAACGATGATTTTAATTTTTGGGGTGCCAAATTACCTGAATTAAATTTTGATGGCATGAATATTGAAGGAGATTTAACTTTTAGGGGCGCCACAATAAATAGATATGCTTCGTTTCGTGGTACTACAATAAAGGGGTATGCTAACTTTGATTTTTCCATAATAGATGGAACAGTAAACTTCGAGGGTGCTACAATTGACGAATATGTTTTTTTTGATGGTGCAAAAGTTAAAGGATACGCCTTTTTTATGGATGTGACAATAAATAAAGACTGTCACTTGAGACATGCTGTAATAGATGGAAATTGTTCTTTTAATAATGCATTTGTTGATGGGGATGTGTCTTTCAGTGATGGAACAATTGGAAAACATCTTTTTTTCCATGATGCTACAATAAAGATGAGTATTTGCTGTGATAATACAACAATTAATGGAAATCTTTCATTCTATGATGCTACAATAAATAGAGAGGCTTACTTTAATGGTGCTACAATAAATGGACTTGTTTTTTTTGAAGGTTTAAACATATCCAAAGAACTAAATTTTAAAGATACAATATTTAAAAACCCAAATTCCCAAGAAAAAGCGTGTAGAAAAGCAAAACAAGTATATGAGGAGTTAGGCGATAAATCAGAGGCTGAAGAATATTATTATAGAGAAATGGTGGGTAAAAGACTCCAAAAACCGTATTATAAGAGATATCTTGAGTTGATAATACAATACTGTTTTGGCTATGGTGTTTATCCTTATAGACTTGTAATTACGTGGGTACTAATTGTAATCCCACTTGCTTTTATTTACTGGCTTGGAAATGGAATACAAGATGCAAATACAATTTGGTCTAATCTATATTTCAGCGTTGTAACTGCTTTAACACCAGGGTATAGTGGTTATAAACCAATTAATTCACTATTTCAGATTTTAGCGACAGGGGAAGCTATTTTTGGAGCTTTTATGTGGGGAGCTTTTATTGTAACTTTTGCAAGGAAATATTTGCGATAA
- a CDS encoding ArdC-like ssDNA-binding domain-containing protein, with translation MDKIEIPRKLKGQELTKFLTEKLDELADEICQSEEQLWEFIKKWTRGFHSYSFNNTILAWIQRPDFTLLAGYKAWQGRERQVKKGERAIRILAPMVKKIKEDNGDETCIIRGFHPVSVFDIAQTEGDEIEELGCPELVSGNFDFETIVKASPVPVLIRYLGVSNGQTDGNTIKIAPKKNQAAMVATAIHEWAHVALGHCESSGTLFEIEDKSAKEIEAETVSFIVSSVLGLENNKSRLYIGNWGGNKKELQGRGKKIIAVAESIIKAINALE, from the coding sequence ATGGATAAGATAGAAATACCTCGAAAACTGAAAGGTCAGGAGTTAACTAAATTCTTAACGGAAAAACTGGATGAGCTGGCTGACGAAATTTGTCAAAGTGAAGAGCAACTTTGGGAGTTCATCAAAAAATGGACGAGAGGATTCCATAGTTACAGTTTTAATAATACAATACTCGCTTGGATTCAAAGACCAGACTTTACATTACTAGCAGGATATAAGGCATGGCAAGGACGTGAACGTCAAGTAAAGAAGGGTGAACGTGCAATAAGAATCCTTGCACCAATGGTCAAGAAAATCAAAGAGGATAATGGAGATGAAACATGTATAATAAGAGGTTTCCACCCTGTATCGGTTTTTGACATAGCACAAACAGAAGGAGATGAAATTGAAGAATTAGGGTGTCCTGAACTGGTTTCTGGTAACTTTGACTTTGAAACAATAGTTAAAGCTTCACCAGTACCGGTACTAATAAGATATTTGGGAGTAAGTAACGGCCAGACAGATGGAAACACAATAAAAATTGCACCAAAGAAGAATCAAGCTGCAATGGTTGCTACTGCAATACACGAATGGGCCCATGTGGCTTTAGGTCACTGCGAAAGCTCAGGTACATTATTTGAAATAGAGGACAAGTCTGCAAAGGAAATTGAAGCTGAAACTGTTAGTTTTATTGTTTCGAGTGTTTTAGGACTTGAGAACAACAAAAGCAGATTATATATAGGAAATTGGGGAGGTAATAAAAAAGAACTACAAGGACGTGGTAAAAAGATAATAGCGGTAGCAGAGTCTATTATCAAAGCAATAAATGCTTTAGAATGA
- a CDS encoding Eco57I restriction-modification methylase domain-containing protein — MLQAPAEIIELVDKFERNINAYKNPSYKEEQLKQEFINPFFKALGWDIDNTTGAAPQYRDVIFEDSIKIAGGTRAPDYCFTLAGRKMFFVEAKKPSVNIDKNIKPSYQLRRYAWSAKLPLSILTDFEELAVYDSRTTPKKTDRTTTGRIKYLTYKDYVDQWDYLYNTFSKDAVLKGSYDKYAETTKKKKGTTLVDDEFLSEIETWRELLAKDIALRNSDLTVDELNYSVQQIIDRIIFLRMAEDRGAEKYGQLQKLLNKQAIFQELCEIWKSADEKYNSGLFHFKNEKTQKSPPDTLTPQLEIKDGIFKQIIKNLYYPDSPYEFSVLSPEILGNVYEQFLGKVIRLTTGHRAKIEEKPEVKKAGGVYYTPQYIVEYIVENTIGKLCRDKTPQKVSELRILDPACGSGSFLLGAYNYLLNWHLIYYSNLKDKNRLKDQIYKGKNNEWHLTIKEKKRILLNNIYGVDIDRQAVEVTKLSLLLKVLEGENRDVLEAQQKLYKERALPDLENNIKCGNSLISPEIYNNQDLQFTAEELKHINAFNWNNEFGDIMDNGGFDTIIGNPPYGAILSNNESIYIQNTFVLQDYQLDTYLLFIERSIHFLKDNGLFGMIIPNTWLLNFKIENIRRYIFSNTEIVKVVHFLFYVFKATVDTEISIIKKASPKKNHQIKIEIIDKDRNIDTHNIKQVNWIDKGGKPVNIFEKQEFITITDKMKNLDKLDELFLIRQGTKPFQKGKGKPPQTEKIVQEKPFVSHIKNDVTFRPLLRGSMMHKYKIKWDNDYWISFGDWLAEPRYSANYDAPKIIIRQTGDSPIATIDNSKFIVRDNLYAITTKKDELNEIDLRYILGIINSNLIKWFYQKILNPEKGEALAQVKRGHIAQFPIKVPILDDEIDKKQYELMVNLVNQMIQLNTDIDIARTPQDRELMQRQIDATDKQIDKLVYELYGLTKEEIKIVEDMG; from the coding sequence TTGTTACAAGCTCCGGCAGAAATAATTGAGTTAGTTGATAAGTTTGAACGGAATATTAATGCTTACAAAAATCCAAGCTACAAAGAAGAACAATTAAAACAAGAATTCATCAATCCCTTTTTTAAAGCATTAGGTTGGGATATTGATAATACCACAGGAGCAGCCCCACAATATCGGGATGTTATTTTTGAGGATTCAATTAAGATTGCCGGAGGTACAAGAGCACCTGACTATTGTTTTACTCTTGCAGGTAGAAAGATGTTCTTTGTAGAGGCCAAAAAGCCATCTGTAAATATAGACAAAAATATAAAACCTTCGTATCAACTAAGGCGTTATGCATGGAGCGCAAAACTACCATTATCTATCCTTACTGATTTTGAAGAACTTGCGGTTTATGATTCCAGGACCACACCTAAGAAAACTGACCGAACAACTACAGGAAGAATAAAGTATTTGACATACAAGGATTATGTGGACCAATGGGATTACTTATACAATACATTCTCAAAGGATGCAGTATTAAAGGGTTCGTATGATAAATACGCAGAAACAACTAAGAAGAAGAAGGGCACCACACTAGTAGATGATGAATTCTTATCAGAAATAGAAACATGGCGAGAACTACTTGCAAAAGATATAGCCCTCAGAAACTCAGACCTAACAGTTGATGAATTAAATTATTCTGTACAACAAATTATAGACAGAATCATATTTCTACGTATGGCTGAGGACCGGGGAGCGGAAAAATACGGACAGCTGCAAAAACTCCTCAACAAACAAGCAATATTCCAAGAATTATGCGAAATATGGAAATCCGCAGACGAAAAATACAACTCAGGCCTGTTCCACTTCAAAAATGAAAAAACTCAAAAAAGCCCACCAGATACACTAACACCACAGTTAGAAATCAAAGATGGAATATTCAAACAAATCATAAAAAATTTATATTATCCAGACAGCCCATATGAATTCTCTGTATTATCTCCAGAAATATTAGGAAATGTATATGAACAATTCTTGGGAAAAGTCATCAGACTAACAACAGGACACCGAGCAAAGATAGAAGAAAAACCAGAAGTAAAAAAAGCCGGCGGAGTATACTACACACCTCAATATATTGTTGAGTACATCGTAGAAAATACTATAGGCAAACTATGCAGAGATAAAACACCCCAAAAAGTATCAGAGCTTAGAATACTTGACCCTGCATGTGGTTCGGGTTCATTTCTACTTGGAGCTTACAACTATCTTCTAAACTGGCATTTAATTTATTATTCAAATCTCAAAGACAAAAATCGTTTAAAAGACCAGATATACAAGGGAAAAAACAATGAATGGCACCTTACAATAAAAGAAAAAAAACGTATCCTCCTAAACAATATTTATGGGGTTGACATCGACCGCCAGGCTGTTGAAGTCACCAAATTAAGTCTACTATTAAAAGTACTAGAAGGCGAAAACAGAGATGTATTAGAAGCTCAACAAAAATTATACAAAGAAAGAGCACTACCGGATTTAGAAAACAACATAAAATGTGGAAACTCCTTAATTAGTCCAGAAATCTACAATAATCAAGATTTACAATTCACAGCAGAGGAATTGAAACATATTAATGCTTTTAATTGGAATAATGAATTTGGGGATATAATGGATAATGGAGGATTCGATACAATAATAGGAAATCCTCCATATGGTGCAATATTGTCAAATAACGAGAGCATTTATATCCAAAATACTTTTGTACTTCAAGATTATCAATTAGATACATATTTACTTTTTATTGAGAGGTCTATCCACTTTTTGAAAGATAATGGGTTATTTGGTATGATTATACCGAATACATGGCTTTTAAACTTTAAAATAGAAAACATTAGGCGTTATATATTTTCAAATACTGAGATTGTAAAAGTTGTACATTTTCTTTTCTATGTATTCAAAGCAACTGTAGATACAGAGATTTCTATCATAAAAAAGGCTTCTCCAAAGAAAAATCACCAAATTAAGATTGAAATAATTGATAAAGACCGTAATATTGATACTCACAACATTAAACAAGTTAATTGGATTGATAAAGGCGGAAAACCTGTAAATATCTTCGAAAAACAAGAATTTATCACAATAACTGATAAAATGAAAAATTTAGATAAATTAGATGAATTATTTCTAATTAGACAAGGAACAAAACCTTTTCAAAAAGGCAAAGGTAAACCTCCTCAAACTGAAAAAATAGTACAAGAAAAACCATTTGTTTCTCATATCAAAAATGATGTGACATTTCGACCACTATTACGTGGTAGTATGATGCACAAATATAAAATCAAATGGGATAATGATTATTGGATTAGTTTTGGGGATTGGCTTGCAGAACCTAGATATTCCGCAAATTATGATGCGCCTAAGATAATTATAAGGCAAACAGGAGATTCTCCAATTGCAACTATAGATAATTCTAAGTTTATAGTTAGAGATAATCTTTATGCAATTACCACAAAAAAAGATGAGCTTAATGAAATTGATTTAAGATATATCTTAGGAATTATCAATTCAAATTTAATTAAATGGTTCTACCAAAAAATTCTGAATCCAGAAAAAGGTGAGGCATTAGCACAAGTTAAAAGGGGACATATAGCTCAATTCCCAATAAAAGTTCCTATATTAGATGATGAAATTGATAAAAAACAATACGAATTAATGGTAAATTTAGTAAACCAAATGATTCAACTCAACACCGATATTGATATAGCCAGAACGCCACAAGACAGGGAATTAATGCAACGACAGATTGATGCAACGGATAAACAGATAGATAAATTAGTTTATGAATTGTATGGTTTGACAAAAGAGGAAATAAAGATTGTTGAGGATATGGGATGA